GAAAGAGATAAGTAAAACAGTTCTGACCCACAGCCTTAGCAGCCTTTTTATTATTATTCCGGTAATAGTTATTTTTATATTTCTGAGTATCAGGTTTATACTCTATTTTACAAAGCCGCTGAACGTTATCTCTGCTAAACTGAAAAAAACAGACATCAGCAATCTATCCATAAAATTTGACCTCCCAACTCACGCTTCAGTAGAAGTTAAAAACTTGGCAGATACTTTTACATCGCTCTCAGCAGAACTGGACAGGAGCATAAAGATAAATATTGAACAAGAGAAGAATCTGGCAAAAGAAGAGAGGCTTGCAGCAATAGGCTCTATGTCTGCCGGACTTGCCCATGAACTGCGTAATCCTGCCATGAGTTTGCAAATGCTGATGCACAGCATCTCAAACTCTAACAACTCACTCGACAGCAAAGATATGGATGTAATAAACAGAGAGGTCTCCAGAATAACCGCAACAGTAAACGAATTTCTGCAGATAGCGAAAACTGTCGAAATAAACCCCGCCCAAACAAATTCAGGCTTAATATGTGCGATGCTGGAAGACCATATAGCAAGAGTGATGAAAGAACGGCTCACACTTGGATATAGTAATGAGCACCTCGATTTCTGCTCTGATGAGATGCTTATATTTAATACTCTGGTAAACCTCATTAACAACTCATACGATGCCGGAGCAACGAAAATTCACATAAGTTTTGCAATGGATGGAGACATCATAACCATAACAGTTCAGGACAACGGAACAGGAATACCGGAAGGGAGCAGGGATAAAATCTTCCGTCCGTTTTACACAACAAAAAATTCAGGAACAGGGCTTGGTATGAGTATGTGCGAAAAAATGGTATCAGCTTTGAACGGCAGCATCTCTCTTGATGCAGAATACATGCAGGGTGCAAAATTTATCATTAAGATTAAGGATATGAAATGAAAAAAATATTAATTATAGATGATGACACATCTCTGACCTACAGTCTGCAGAAGGCTTTTTCAGGCAAATACTGCATATTTACCGCAAATAACGCAACAGCGGGCATGGATTTTATTGAAGCTGAATCAGACATCGGTCTTGTATTTCTCGACTATAAACTTGGTGATGAAAACGGTCTTGATGTTTTGGAGCGCATACGAAAAGGCGGGTATACTGTCCCCGTCATATTCATGACTGCCTACGGCACCAGCGAAACAGTGCTGGATGCTGTTAAGCTGGGGGCATCTGATTTTCTTGTGAAACCTGTCTCTCCTGAAGAGTTTATAAAAACAGTGGAGAGCTATTACCACATACAGGTACAGTCTTGCGGCAAAGGATTTGAACCGGTACCGGAATATAATCCGAATAATAAATTAGTCGGCATATCAAGAGCAATCAGAGATGTTTTAAAACTCGCCGCCTCCGCTTCAATGTCTGACGCACCGGTGCTACTTGTCGGAGAGAGCGGAACAGGAAAGGATCTGATAGCAAACATCGTCCACTCCCATGGAGAGAGAGCTAATAAGCCATTTTTAGCGATCAACTGCGCAGCCATACCGGAAGAACTTCTCGAAAGTGAACTGTTCGGTTATGAAAAAGGCGCATTCAGCGGTGCGATCAGCTCAAAAATAGGTCTTCTGGAGTCGGCAAACGGAGGAACTGTTTTTCTTGATGAGATCAGTGAGATGTCTTTTGACCTTCAGGCAAAGCTTCTGCGTTTTCTGCAAAACGGAACCGTTCAAAAACTTGGAGAACTCAAAGAGATACAGCTCGACGTACGAATTGTGGCTGCAACAAATAAGAATATCACCGATCTTGTGGAAAAGAATCTGTTCAGGTTTGACCTTTACCACAGACTGAGCGTTATAAACATATTTATCCCGCCACTGAGGGACAGACGGGAGGATATAAAAGATATAGCACTGCATTTGATAGCAAAACATGTGGCAAGACACGTTAAAGATATATCATGTGTAGACAAATCACTGCTTGACCTTTTTATGAAACAACAGTGGCCGGGGAATGTGCGTGAGCTTGAAAACAGAATACGTGAAGCAATAATTCTCGCAAAAACTAACTCCCTGACGGCTGATGATTTTAAACTCACACAACCTGCCGATGAACAGGAACATAAAAATCTATTTACCTATTTCTCTGAAAAATACAGAGAAGACATCTTTGCAAAAAGTATCGAAGAGTGCGAAATAGAACTTATAAAAGGTGCCCTCGACAAGTACGACGGCAAGTTGACTAAGGTTGCAGAATGGCTGAGTATATCACGGGTTACACTAAACGCAAAATTAAGGAAATACAATATCACACACAACCAAACGTAAAGAGTCTGTACGTTTTAGCGTAAAGATTCTTTACTTGCACGCCCTTCTGTTTTTACTGCATTCTTTATTTATAAAGGTTTTACCCCTTTTCAATTATTGGCATGCCGGTTGCATATACTCCTGTGACGTAAACTCGTAGGAGGTCTTTATGAAATTAAGAAGACGAGACTTTCTGAAAGCTACAGCTGCTGTGAGCACTGTGGCTATGGTCGGATGTGGAGTACCTAAGAATAATGCTCTTGCTCCAATGGACCCAAAGAAAGCAATAGGCGAAGATCCGGGTAAATGGATTTCTACAACATGTCAGGGGTGCACAACATGGGACCCTATTCAGGTTTTTGTTCAGGACGGACGTGCTGTCAAAGTCAGAGGTAACCCGAACAGTAAAGCAAACTGCGGAACCTGCTGCCCAAGAGCCCACATGGGGCTACAGCAGCTTTACGACCCGGACAGGGTCAAAGTCCCGATGAAAAGAACCAACCCTGAAAAAGGTCGAGGCATCGACCCTAAGTTTGTTCCAATAACTTGGGACGAAGCGCTCAACACAATAGCTGACAAGATGATGGAACTCCGAAACAACGGAGAAGCTCATAAGTATATGCTGAACAGAGGGCGTTATACTTACATGAGAGATATGATCTATGATGCTATGACAAAGATTTATGGTTCCCCTAACAACATCTCTCACTCTGCCCTATGTGCTGAAGCGGAAAAGTCAGGCGCATTCTATACTCACGGATACTGGGATTACAGGGATTATGACCTTACAAGGACAAAATATCTTCTGATATGGGGACTTGACCCACTCGTATCGAATAGACAGGTTCCTTTCAGCATTAAAGTTTTTGGTGATGTTCTAGACAAAGCAACAGTCACTGTTGTTGATCCTAAACTGAATGCTTCCGCTGCAAAAGCCCACAACTGGCTTCCGGTTCTTCCGGGGACAGACGGCGCACTTGCTGTTGCTATAGCTCACGTTTTACTTACAGAAGATCTCTGGCACAAGCCTTTCGTAGGAGATTTCAAAAACAGTGTAAACCAGTTCAAAACAGGTGTGACACTCGATGAATCCGTATTTGAAGAGAAATATACTAACGGCATCATCAAATGGTGGAACATTGAACTCAAAGATAAAACTCCGGAATGGGCAGAGCAGGAGTGTGGTATCTCCGCAGAAGTTATCTATAAAACTGCCAGAGAAATGGCTGCCGCTGCTCCCTCTATCTGCATATGGATGGGACCTGGTGCTGCTATGCAGGTTCGTGGGACGTATACCGCAATGGCTATCGAATCCCTCTGCGGACTCCTCGGTAACCTTGATAACATCGGCGGAACAATGATGAAGGGCAAAACCCATGTCAACAAAATGCCTAAACTCGATGACTACAAAGATGAAGTTGCGAAAATAAAGCACAAATACAAAATTGATCAGCGTGGATATCTCCAGTTTCCTGCACTCAACAGCGGTAAGTCAGGGGGCGGTGTTGTAACAAACAACCTTGCTGACGGTATACTTCAGAAAAATCCGATGGAAATAAAGATGGGTATCGGCTACATGAACAACTTCGCATTCTCAGGCACAGGTGCTCAGAGATGGGAAGAGGCCATGAGCGGGCTCGAATTTTATGTCCATATAACCACAAACGCATCTGAGATGACTCAGTTTGCTGACATTGTTCTTCCTTCGGCAATTACAACTTTTGAAAAGTGGGGATATCTCAAGAGCAAAGGTAACTTACACTCGCAGGTATCACTGCTTCAGCCAGTTGTTGAGCCTCTTTTTGATGTACGTACAGATGAAACCGAGATCCCTTTTCTTATAGCTGAAAAACTTGCAGAAAGAGGTTTTGACAAGCTCCTGCGCTACTACAAAGAGCAGATAATCGATCCGGAAACAGGTAAGGGCGCATCCAATGCGAAAGAGTTCGCTGAGATCGCTGTTAAATACTATACTGCTCCGTCATGGGATGGCAAAAAAGACTTCCCGGGCGACAAGATAAAGGGCTGGGAAGCTTTCAAGGACGCTGGTGTATGGAACGATGCCAGACTTGAATACAAGAAAAGCTGGGGCAAGTTCAAAACTGTTACCAAAAAGTTTGAATTCTACAGCGAAACTCTTAAAAAAGCTCTTAAAGGTCATGCAGATAAACACAACGTCAGCATCGACAAGGTTCTTGATGTATGTAACTACGAAGCAAGGGGCGAAATGGCATTTGTTCCTCATTATGAAGCTCCATTCAGATATGGTTCTTTTGAAGAATATCCATTTACCTTCATCGACCACAAATCCAGATTGAACAAAGAAGGTCGTAGTGCTAATACACCGTGGTATCAGGAATTTAAAAAAGTAGACCTCGGCGATGAAAGCTGGGACGATGTGCTTAAGATCAACCCTGACGATGCCGCCGGATTAGGCATAAAGAACGGCGACATGGTACGCATTACTTCCACCAACGGCAGTTTTACCATTAAAGCGAAATTCTGGGAAGGTCTCCGCCCTGGTACCGTAACAAAATGCTATGGTCAGGGGCACTGGGCTTACGGTCGTGTTGCGGCTCTTGACTACAAAAATGCCAAACCAAGAGGCTTTAACAACAATGAGCTGATGCCTTGTGACTATGACAGGATTTCAGGCAGTACAGCCAGAAACGGCGGCTTCTGCGGCGTTAAAATCGAAAAGGTATAAGGAGTAAATAATGGCTAAAATGGCAATGGTAATAGACCGCCAAAAATGTGTCGGCTGCGGCGCCTGCGGAATAGCCTGCAAAACTGAAAATAATACTCAGGGCAGAAAAGACGGGCAGTCGTTCAACTGGGCGGATTTCATGTTAAAAACAGAGGGCAAATTCCCTGAAGTTAAATTCACAGCCCAACCTGTACTCTGCAATCACTGCACAAATGCTGCATGTGTTGATGCATGCCCGGTAACACCGAAAGCAATGTTTAAAACTGAAGACGGCATCACCATGCACAACGATGAAAGATGCATCGGCTGCCGCTCATGTCAGGATGCATGTCCGTACAGCGTATGGGATCTGCGTGAAGAGGGAGAATACAGCGTAATCAGCTTCAACTCTGATGAAGAGGAAACTCACTCTTTTTATACTGACAAATCAGCTCTCATCCCCGGGTGCACAGCGTCAGGAGCCGAGATGGCGGCAAAAGCAGGCGCAAAACCACCTATGATGACAGCTTACAAACATCCGGAATACGACAATGTCCGGCGCATGGGAATCGTTGAGAAATGTATCCTCTGTTCCCACAGGCTTGCAACCGGCGAAAACCCATACTGTGTGGACTCGTGTCCTTCAGGAGCCAGAACAGTTGGCGACCTTAACGACCCTAACAGCAAGGTTTCCATACTGCTGAAATCCTATGACTATGATGTTCTCAAACCAGAGGCTGGTACAAAACCTAACGTTTATTACATCAGGAATTACAACATAAAATAGTAAACAACCTCCTTACTATGCGGGGCGCTGTAGCGAATGAGGCGTCCCGCTTAAATTTATAACGGAGAAAACAATGACAACAGAGTCTTTATCTATAAATGCGGAAATATCCAGACTTTTTTCTATAATGTTTTATAATCCTGAGGAAACATTTCTCTCTGAGCCTGAAACAGTGAAAGCACTTGCCGAACTTATAAAAGAGAAGGATGCTTCCTTTCGCGATGATGCGGAAAAGCTTGTTAACTCGCTGAAAGAGCTCGATGCACAAGAGCTTATGCTTGATTATGCTGCGCTTTTTGTTGGTCCTTTTCAGCTTCAGGCACCGCCTTACGGGTCGGTGTATCTTGATGTAGCTAAAACAGTAAACGGCGAATCTACAGCAGCAGTTACGGACATATACAGAAAGTTTGCTTTAAACGTGAAACCCGACATGAGAGAACCAGCCGACCATATTGCAATTGAGCTTGAGTTTATCCATACTGCGCTCATTACTATAGGAAACATGAAGGCTGAAAATAAAGACACAACTGAAACTGAGAATGTTTTCAATGATTTCATCTCAGATTATTATCATCCTTTCGTATCCAGAATGTGTGAGCTAATAGAAAAAAATGCATCCACTGACTTTTATAAATCCATAGGCGGACTGCTTAAAACTTTTTCAGATGAGTTGAAATTAGTCCAGGTATAGCCGCTCTATAAACGTCTTAAATTTATCAGGCAACAAGGCACTGTCAGGAATTTCAGGCAGTGCTTTGACACTTGAGTATACAATAAGCGGTCTTTTAAAGTCATCTGGATGATCTGATCCGTGTATCTTTGCATGTCCTGCATGATCAGATGTTATAACCATCAGATACGTAGGGCTTGCTGATATTTTATTAAAAAAATCCGCAAGCTGCTCGTCGATAAAATTAAACTCTTCCATATACTCAGGTGAAAGCCAACCACTTTCAGGTCCCACAAAATCCAGCCCGCTTATGTGCAGAAAGATAAACTGCTTTTCAGCAGGGTTTAAGATGGCTGTTGCTTTTTCTATAGCATCGTCTCTGGAGTATATCTCTTTATCAGTGTAATCATTTGCCAGATAACCAAGTTTAGGTTTGCTGTATATTAGTGCGGTTTCATACCCTGCTTTCTTGGCTGTGGTTAGCATTGTTGGTTTTGAAACTCTCGCCTCACCTTTCTTCCAGATATTATCGACTTTTCCGTTTTTCTCAGGAGAGAGACCAGTCAGCATTGCAACATGTGATATGAGCGTCTTCGGCGGGGTAGTGCTTTTGGCATCCGCAGAGTATCGACCTTTTTTGATAAAGTTATAAATATTAGGACAACTCTCTTCAGAAATAGCATCCGGGTGAAGCGC
This window of the Denitrovibrio acetiphilus DSM 12809 genome carries:
- a CDS encoding sensor histidine kinase — its product is MSKIISKLLPDSFKNRFLVLFILFAVITGALSTSIQYFYDKNVYHSYASETIINIHKSLEGRLRDAILYDNIYALFSAAENISKSVSVISNVYITDQFGVYITDALVSKKLPQSFSGNAEIFDITLKNGKSVGKVIYIIDMKEISKTVLTHSLSSLFIIIPVIVIFIFLSIRFILYFTKPLNVISAKLKKTDISNLSIKFDLPTHASVEVKNLADTFTSLSAELDRSIKINIEQEKNLAKEERLAAIGSMSAGLAHELRNPAMSLQMLMHSISNSNNSLDSKDMDVINREVSRITATVNEFLQIAKTVEINPAQTNSGLICAMLEDHIARVMKERLTLGYSNEHLDFCSDEMLIFNTLVNLINNSYDAGATKIHISFAMDGDIITITVQDNGTGIPEGSRDKIFRPFYTTKNSGTGLGMSMCEKMVSALNGSISLDAEYMQGAKFIIKIKDMK
- a CDS encoding sigma-54-dependent transcriptional regulator, whose protein sequence is MKKILIIDDDTSLTYSLQKAFSGKYCIFTANNATAGMDFIEAESDIGLVFLDYKLGDENGLDVLERIRKGGYTVPVIFMTAYGTSETVLDAVKLGASDFLVKPVSPEEFIKTVESYYHIQVQSCGKGFEPVPEYNPNNKLVGISRAIRDVLKLAASASMSDAPVLLVGESGTGKDLIANIVHSHGERANKPFLAINCAAIPEELLESELFGYEKGAFSGAISSKIGLLESANGGTVFLDEISEMSFDLQAKLLRFLQNGTVQKLGELKEIQLDVRIVAATNKNITDLVEKNLFRFDLYHRLSVINIFIPPLRDRREDIKDIALHLIAKHVARHVKDISCVDKSLLDLFMKQQWPGNVRELENRIREAIILAKTNSLTADDFKLTQPADEQEHKNLFTYFSEKYREDIFAKSIEECEIELIKGALDKYDGKLTKVAEWLSISRVTLNAKLRKYNITHNQT
- a CDS encoding molybdopterin-dependent oxidoreductase; the protein is MKLRRRDFLKATAAVSTVAMVGCGVPKNNALAPMDPKKAIGEDPGKWISTTCQGCTTWDPIQVFVQDGRAVKVRGNPNSKANCGTCCPRAHMGLQQLYDPDRVKVPMKRTNPEKGRGIDPKFVPITWDEALNTIADKMMELRNNGEAHKYMLNRGRYTYMRDMIYDAMTKIYGSPNNISHSALCAEAEKSGAFYTHGYWDYRDYDLTRTKYLLIWGLDPLVSNRQVPFSIKVFGDVLDKATVTVVDPKLNASAAKAHNWLPVLPGTDGALAVAIAHVLLTEDLWHKPFVGDFKNSVNQFKTGVTLDESVFEEKYTNGIIKWWNIELKDKTPEWAEQECGISAEVIYKTAREMAAAAPSICIWMGPGAAMQVRGTYTAMAIESLCGLLGNLDNIGGTMMKGKTHVNKMPKLDDYKDEVAKIKHKYKIDQRGYLQFPALNSGKSGGGVVTNNLADGILQKNPMEIKMGIGYMNNFAFSGTGAQRWEEAMSGLEFYVHITTNASEMTQFADIVLPSAITTFEKWGYLKSKGNLHSQVSLLQPVVEPLFDVRTDETEIPFLIAEKLAERGFDKLLRYYKEQIIDPETGKGASNAKEFAEIAVKYYTAPSWDGKKDFPGDKIKGWEAFKDAGVWNDARLEYKKSWGKFKTVTKKFEFYSETLKKALKGHADKHNVSIDKVLDVCNYEARGEMAFVPHYEAPFRYGSFEEYPFTFIDHKSRLNKEGRSANTPWYQEFKKVDLGDESWDDVLKINPDDAAGLGIKNGDMVRITSTNGSFTIKAKFWEGLRPGTVTKCYGQGHWAYGRVAALDYKNAKPRGFNNNELMPCDYDRISGSTARNGGFCGVKIEKV
- a CDS encoding 4Fe-4S dicluster domain-containing protein, translated to MAKMAMVIDRQKCVGCGACGIACKTENNTQGRKDGQSFNWADFMLKTEGKFPEVKFTAQPVLCNHCTNAACVDACPVTPKAMFKTEDGITMHNDERCIGCRSCQDACPYSVWDLREEGEYSVISFNSDEEETHSFYTDKSALIPGCTASGAEMAAKAGAKPPMMTAYKHPEYDNVRRMGIVEKCILCSHRLATGENPYCVDSCPSGARTVGDLNDPNSKVSILLKSYDYDVLKPEAGTKPNVYYIRNYNIK
- a CDS encoding TorD/DmsD family molecular chaperone; this translates as MTTESLSINAEISRLFSIMFYNPEETFLSEPETVKALAELIKEKDASFRDDAEKLVNSLKELDAQELMLDYAALFVGPFQLQAPPYGSVYLDVAKTVNGESTAAVTDIYRKFALNVKPDMREPADHIAIELEFIHTALITIGNMKAENKDTTETENVFNDFISDYYHPFVSRMCELIEKNASTDFYKSIGGLLKTFSDELKLVQV
- a CDS encoding alkaline phosphatase family protein → MKIIVCILLLLNVNLAFAENKDYSSVVVISIDALHPDAISEESCPNIYNFIKKGRYSADAKSTTPPKTLISHVAMLTGLSPEKNGKVDNIWKKGEARVSKPTMLTTAKKAGYETALIYSKPKLGYLANDYTDKEIYSRDDAIEKATAILNPAEKQFIFLHISGLDFVGPESGWLSPEYMEEFNFIDEQLADFFNKISASPTYLMVITSDHAGHAKIHGSDHPDDFKRPLIVYSSVKALPEIPDSALLPDKFKTFIERLYLD